In Lemur catta isolate mLemCat1 chromosome 1, mLemCat1.pri, whole genome shotgun sequence, one DNA window encodes the following:
- the LOC123635807 gene encoding olfactory receptor 7D4-like, with the protein MEPQNHTEVSEFLLLGLSEDSELQLLLFGLFLSMYLVTVVGNLLIILVIISDAHLHTPMYFFLSNLSFVDICFISTTIPKMLVNIDAHSKDISYTGCITQVYFFTVFIGLDNFLLTVMAYDRFVAICHPLHYTVIMNPCLCALLVLMSWFIMSLVVLVHVLLIRRLTFPRATEIPHFFCELAQILKVAPSDNFINNIYLYMSTVLLGVFPITGILYSYSKIVSSLMNMSSTARKNKAFSTCGSHLCVVCLFYGTGLGVYLSSAVTPSSQSSAIASLMYAVVTPMLNPFIYSLRNKDVKGALGRLLSTAASCL; encoded by the coding sequence ATGGAACCACAAAACCACACGGAAGTATCAGAATTTCTCCTCTTGGGTCTCTCAGAAGATTCTGAATTACAACTCCTTCTCTTTGGACTGTTCCTGTCCATGTACCTGGTCACAGTGGTCGGGAACCTGCTCATCATCCTGGTCATCATCTCTGACGCCCAtctccacacccccatgtacttcttcctctccaacCTGTCCTTTGTTGACATTTGTTTTATATCCACCACCATCCCAAAGATGCTGGTGAACATCGATGCACACAGTAAAGACATATCCTACACAGGGTGCATCACTCAGGTGTATTTTTTTACGGTTTTTATTGGACTGGATAATTTCCTCCTGACCGTGATGGCCTATGACCGGTTTGTGGCCATCTGCCACCCCCTGCACTACACAGTCATCATGAACCCCTGCCTCTGTGCTCTGCTGGTTCTGATGTCTTGGTTCATCATGTCCCTGGTTGTCCTGGTTCACGTCCTACTGATAAGGAGGCTGACATTCCCCAGGGCCACAGAAATCCCACATTTCTTCTGTGAGTTGGCTCAGATTCTAAAAGTAGCCCCCTCTGATAACTTCATCAATAACATCTACTTGTACATGTCAACTGTGTTGCTGGGTGTGTTTCCCATCACAGGGATTCTTTACTCCTACTCTAAAATTGTCTCCTCCTTAATGAACATGTCCTCCACTGCAAGGAAGAATAAAGCATTTTCCACCTGTGGGTCTCACCTCTGTGTGGTCTGCTTGTTCTATGGAACAGGACTTGGGGTCTACCTCAGTTCTGCTGTGACCCCTTCTTCCCAGAGCAGCGCCATTGCCTCACTGATGTACGCAGTGGTCACCCCCATGCTGAACCCATtcatctacagcctgaggaacaaGGACGTGAAGGGGGCCCTGGGAAGACTGCTCAGCACGGCAGCCTCTTGCCTGTGA
- the LOC123635815 gene encoding olfactory receptor 7D4-like — MAAENHTDISEFLLLGLSDDPALQLLIYGFFLSMYLVMVLGNLLIILAIISDAYLHTPMYFFLSNLSFVDFCFTSTTVPNMLVNIETHSKDISYMECLTQMYFFMMLGRLDNFLLTVMAYDRFVPICHPLHYTVIMNPRLCGLLVLMSWFTMTLVALVNSLLILRLSFSLETEIPHFFCDLAQILKVAHSDTLINNICLYVLTVLLGVFPVMGILFFYSKIVSCLMSMSSTAGKTKAFSTCGSHLCVVWLFYGTGVGVYLSSAVTPSSQSSAIASVMYTVVTSMLNPFIYSLRNKDMKGALGRLLSMAASCL, encoded by the coding sequence ATGGCAGCAGAAAACCACACAGATATATCAGAATTTCTCCTCTTGGGTCTCTCAGATGATCCTGCACTTCAGCTCCTTATCTACGGGTTCTTCCTGTCCATGTACCTGGTCATGGTGCTCGGGAACCTGCTCATCATCCTGGCCATCATATCTGATGCCTACctgcacacccccatgtacttcttcctctccaacCTGTCCTTTGTTGACTTCTGTTTCACCTCCACTACCGTCCCAAATATGCTGGTGAACATTGAAACACACAGCAAGGACATCTCCTACATGGAATGCCTCACTCAGATGTATTTCTTCATGATGTTAGGTAGACTGGATAACTTCCTCCTGACCGTGATGGCCTATGACCGGTTTGTGCCCATCTGCCACCCCCTGCACTACACAGTCATCATGAACCCCCGCCTCTGTGGCCTCCTGGTTCTCATGTCTTGGTTCACCATGACTCTGGTTGCACTAGTTAATAGTCTACTTATATTAAGGCTGAGTTTCTCCTTAGAAACTGAAATCCCACATTTCTTCTGTGACCTGGCTCAGATTCTCAAGGTGGCCCACTCTGATACCCTCATCAATAACATCTGCTTGTACGTGTTGACTGTGTTACTGGGAGTGTTTCCTGTCATGGGGATCCTCTTCTTCTACTCTAAAATTGTCTCCTGCTTAATGAGCATGTCCTCCACTGCAGGCAAGACTAAAGCATTTTCCACCTGTGGGTCTCACCTCTGTGTGGTCTGGTTGTTCTATGGAACAGGAGTTGGGGTCTACCTCAGTTCTGCTGTGACCCCTTCTTCCCAAAGCAGTGCCATTGCCTCGGTGATGTACACGGTGGTCACCTCCATGCTGAACCCTTtcatctacagcctgaggaacaaGGACATGAAGGGGGCCCTGGGAAGACTGCTCAGCATGGCAGCCTCTTGCCTGTGA
- the LOC123635820 gene encoding olfactory receptor 7D4-like, producing the protein MAAENHTDISEFLLLGLSEDPALQPLIYGLFLSMYLVTVLGNLLIILAVSSDSHLHTPMYFFLSNLSFVDICFTSTTIPKMLVNINVHVKDISYMGCLTQMYFFMIFAGLDNFLLTVMAYDRFVAICYPLHYMVIMNPCFCGFLVLMSWFIMSLVALVHVLLISRLTFSLETEIPHFFCDLAQILKVAHSDTLMNNICMYLSTVLLGVFPVTVILFSYSKIVSCLMRMSSTAGKNKAFSTCGSHLCVVWLFYGTGVGVYLSSAVTPSSEGSSIASVMYTVITPMLNPFIYSLRNKDMKGALGRLLSTAASCL; encoded by the coding sequence ATGGCAGCAGAAAACCACACAGATATATCAGAATTTCTCCTCTTGGGTCTGTCGGAAGATCCTGCACTTCAGCCCCTTATCTACGGGCTCTTCCTGTCAATGTACCTGGTCACGGTGCTCGGGAACCTGCTCATCATTCTGGCCGTCAGCTCTGACTCCCACctgcacacccccatgtacttcttcctctccaatctGTCCTTTGTTGACATCTGTTTCACCTCCACCACCATCCCAAAGATGCTGGTGAACATCAACGTACACGTAAAAGACATCTCCTACATGGGATGCCTCACTCAGatgtattttttcatgatttttgctGGACTGGATAATTTCCTCCTGACCGTGATGGCCTATGACCGGTTTGTGGCCATCTGCTACCCCCTGCACTACATGGTCATAATGAACCCCTGCTTCTGTGGCTTCCTGGTTCTCATGTCTTGGTTCATCATGTCCCTGGTTGCCCTGGTTCATGTTCTACTGATATCGAGGCTGACCTTCTCTTTAGAAACTGAAATCCCACATTTCTTCTGTGACCTGGCTCAGATTCTCAAGGTGGCCCACTCTGATACCCTCATGAATAACATCTGCATGTACTTGTCGACTGTGTTGCTGGGTGTGTTTCCTGTCACAGTGATCCTCTTCTCCTACTCTAAAATTGTCTCCTGCTTAATGAGGATGTCCTCTACTGCAGGCAAGAATAAAGCATTTTCCACCTGTGGGTCTCACCTCTGTGTAGTCTGGTTGTTCTATGGAACAGGAGTTGGGGTCTACCTCAGTTCTGCTGTGACCCCTTCTTCCGAGGGAAGCTCCATTGCCTCGGTGATGTACACAGTGATCACCCCCATGCTGAACCCTTtcatctacagcctgaggaacaaGGACATGAAGGGGGCCCTGGGAAGACTGCTCAGCACCGCAGCCTCTTGCCTGTGA